One Aggregicoccus sp. 17bor-14 DNA window includes the following coding sequences:
- a CDS encoding DMT family transporter, protein MEPLALALVLASALFHATWNALLKHHGDPDSALVGVIAVAVVCGGLWALGLHGAAFATPRALAWTLASGLLDCAYLLTLALSLRSAPLGLAYAVARGGALLLVWPASVLWLGERLWPGAVLGAGCVALGLGVMNLRRPAPGVARGVLWALASGACIAAYNLGYKRALSEGAQPPAVFAVSMAVALPPMVLLRVRAGGGWAPLWRKLLARPLLVAVAGAVCTLSFSLMLMALVHSNAGAVLTLRNTSIAFAVGLGALQGERLSARQLAGVVLVVLGAVLLGWPRG, encoded by the coding sequence GTGGAGCCCCTCGCCCTCGCCCTCGTGCTCGCCTCCGCGCTCTTCCACGCCACGTGGAATGCGCTGCTCAAGCACCACGGCGACCCGGACTCTGCGCTGGTGGGCGTCATCGCCGTGGCGGTGGTGTGCGGAGGACTGTGGGCACTCGGGCTGCACGGGGCGGCCTTCGCCACGCCGCGCGCGCTCGCGTGGACGCTGGCCTCGGGGCTGCTCGACTGCGCCTACCTGCTGACGCTCGCGCTCTCCCTGCGCAGCGCGCCGCTCGGGCTCGCGTACGCCGTCGCGCGCGGCGGGGCGCTGCTGTTGGTGTGGCCCGCCTCGGTGCTGTGGCTGGGCGAGCGGCTGTGGCCGGGCGCCGTGCTGGGCGCAGGCTGCGTGGCGCTGGGCCTGGGCGTGATGAACCTGCGCAGGCCCGCTCCGGGCGTGGCGCGCGGGGTGCTGTGGGCGCTGGCGAGCGGCGCGTGCATCGCCGCCTACAACCTCGGCTACAAGCGCGCGCTCTCCGAAGGGGCGCAGCCGCCCGCCGTCTTCGCCGTCTCCATGGCGGTGGCCCTGCCGCCCATGGTGCTGCTGCGCGTGCGCGCGGGAGGAGGCTGGGCGCCGCTCTGGCGAAAGCTCCTGGCCCGCCCGCTGCTCGTCGCCGTGGCGGGCGCGGTGTGCACGCTGTCCTTCTCGCTCATGCTGATGGCCCTGGTGCACAGCAACGCGGGCGCGGTGCTCACCCTGCGCAACACGTCCATCGCGTTTGCCGTCGGCCTCGGGGCGCTGCAGGGAGAGCGACTCTCGGCGCGCCAGCTCGCGGGCGTGGTGCTGGTGGTGCTCGGCGCGGTGCTGCTCGGCTGGCCGCGAGGGTAG
- the lepB gene encoding signal peptidase I → MEVAEATETTEAPLSRGRRLAVVLGTLLCPAGTGQLLLGRPRRAVSWTLALLVVNLSLLWTGVPGLALVFAVGLLSMLDVARLLRGPQRWVPPLRWVLPAFLAWMVLNYGARAYVRYGLVEPWKVPAGSMEPALRVGDHFISDHRVGGERPPLAGLLFPGRQPERGEVIVFRHPGNPSQDLLKRVVALPGEVVALDADGLRIDGQPARGESLGACEETLAETVEDADCELYEETLGTHHYRVAYFFPSATGARLSSANCPVGTEPADGGCRVLPAHVFVLGDNRDNSFDSRHLGAVPLANVKAAARYIHFSMGQDWAVRWERIGTQVN, encoded by the coding sequence GTGGAGGTCGCCGAGGCCACGGAGACTACAGAGGCGCCGCTCTCCCGGGGGCGCCGCCTCGCCGTGGTCCTGGGCACGCTCCTGTGCCCCGCCGGGACGGGGCAGCTCTTGCTCGGACGGCCCCGCCGCGCAGTGAGCTGGACGTTGGCGCTGCTGGTGGTGAACCTGTCGCTGCTGTGGACGGGGGTGCCGGGCCTCGCGCTGGTCTTCGCGGTCGGCCTGCTGTCGATGCTCGACGTCGCGCGCCTGCTGCGTGGGCCCCAGCGCTGGGTCCCACCGCTGCGTTGGGTGCTGCCCGCGTTCCTCGCCTGGATGGTGCTGAACTATGGCGCGCGGGCGTACGTGCGCTACGGCCTCGTCGAGCCCTGGAAGGTGCCCGCCGGCTCCATGGAGCCCGCGCTGCGTGTCGGCGACCACTTCATCTCGGACCACCGGGTCGGCGGCGAGAGGCCACCGCTCGCGGGGCTGCTGTTCCCGGGGCGGCAACCCGAGCGCGGGGAGGTCATCGTCTTCCGCCATCCCGGGAACCCGAGCCAGGACTTGCTCAAGCGCGTGGTAGCGCTGCCTGGCGAAGTGGTCGCGCTCGATGCCGATGGGCTGCGCATCGACGGCCAGCCCGCTCGAGGAGAGAGCCTGGGGGCATGTGAGGAGACGCTCGCGGAGACAGTGGAAGACGCGGACTGCGAGCTGTACGAGGAGACGCTCGGGACGCACCACTACCGCGTGGCCTACTTCTTCCCGTCCGCAACTGGCGCGCGCCTGTCCTCCGCGAACTGCCCGGTCGGGACCGAGCCCGCGGATGGTGGCTGTCGGGTGCTCCCAGCGCACGTGTTCGTGCTCGGCGACAACCGGGACAACAGCTTCGACTCGCGCCACCTGGGTGCGGTGCCGCTGGCGAACGTGAAGGCCGCGGCGCGTTACATCCACTTCTCCATGGGACAGGACTGGGCGGTGAGGTGGGAGCGCATCGGCACGCAGGTGAACTGA
- the rsgA gene encoding ribosome small subunit-dependent GTPase A gives MLSLFDLGFGPDVQQSLDSLCDSSLVPARIAQEYGARYLTLGASGEAEAVLAGRLAFTSPERPAVGDWVAVEPGAPARIVHLLPRRTQLVRQSAGRRTHAQVLAANVDTVFVVTAAGQDFSPRRVERYLVAVQAGGAQAVVVLSKADLCPDLDARVAELEAVAPNVPVLAVSALEGRGLEGLRTRLRAGLTVAVVGSSGVGKSTLINRLLGEERLPTGGVRAADDTGRHTTTRRELVPVSLEDGSRATLVDTPGLRELQLWSEESALGSVFSDIEALAARCRFGDCTHAHEPGCAVQEAVASGALDEGRLASLHKLAREQRHQAARQDGLARQEQHRREKQFGRWGREMNRLLPKRRR, from the coding sequence TTGCTCTCCCTCTTCGACCTGGGCTTCGGCCCTGACGTCCAGCAGTCCCTCGACTCCCTCTGCGACTCCTCCCTCGTCCCCGCGCGCATCGCCCAGGAGTACGGCGCGCGCTACCTCACCCTCGGCGCCTCGGGCGAGGCCGAGGCCGTGCTCGCCGGAAGGCTCGCCTTCACCTCGCCCGAGCGCCCCGCCGTGGGCGACTGGGTGGCGGTGGAGCCCGGTGCCCCCGCGCGCATCGTCCACCTGCTGCCCCGGCGCACCCAGCTCGTGCGCCAGTCGGCCGGCCGGCGCACCCACGCCCAGGTGCTCGCGGCCAACGTGGACACGGTGTTCGTCGTCACTGCCGCGGGCCAGGACTTCAGCCCCCGCCGCGTCGAGCGCTACCTCGTGGCGGTGCAGGCCGGTGGCGCGCAGGCCGTGGTGGTGCTCAGCAAGGCGGACCTCTGCCCGGACCTGGACGCGCGCGTCGCCGAGCTCGAGGCGGTGGCCCCGAACGTCCCCGTGCTCGCGGTGAGCGCGCTCGAGGGCCGCGGGCTCGAGGGCCTGCGCACCCGGCTCCGTGCGGGCCTCACGGTGGCCGTGGTGGGCTCCTCGGGCGTGGGCAAGTCCACGCTCATCAACCGCCTTCTGGGCGAGGAGCGGCTGCCCACCGGCGGGGTGCGCGCGGCGGACGACACCGGCCGCCACACCACCACCCGCCGCGAGCTGGTGCCCGTGAGCCTGGAGGACGGCTCGCGCGCCACGCTGGTGGACACGCCGGGCCTGCGCGAGCTGCAGCTGTGGAGCGAGGAGAGCGCGCTGGGCAGCGTGTTCTCCGACATCGAGGCGCTCGCGGCCCGCTGCCGCTTCGGCGACTGCACGCACGCCCACGAGCCGGGCTGCGCGGTGCAGGAAGCGGTGGCGAGCGGCGCGCTCGACGAGGGGCGCCTCGCGAGCCTGCACAAGCTCGCCCGCGAGCAGCGGCACCAGGCGGCGCGCCAGGACGGGCTCGCGCGCCAGGAGCAGCACCGGCGCGAGAAGCAGTTCGGCCGCTGGGGGCGGGAGATGAACCGCCTGCTGCCCAAGCGCCGGCGCTGA
- a CDS encoding PleD family two-component system response regulator, giving the protein MSAPKVLIADDDEVMLRALERQALKHGLRPITASEGQVLELALEHRPAVVVLDIHQRGFDGRDVLAQLKRAPEMRRTEVVVISGQEEPSTQAECLMLGAAAFQRKPVEWSFMEEVARLARQVSAGASEASWLEAFGGGGDLALIEIEESSPSSIEVLPWVAEE; this is encoded by the coding sequence ATGAGCGCTCCCAAGGTGCTGATCGCGGACGACGACGAGGTGATGCTGCGCGCGCTGGAGCGTCAGGCGCTCAAGCACGGGCTGCGGCCTATCACCGCGAGCGAGGGCCAGGTGCTGGAGCTCGCGCTCGAGCACCGCCCGGCGGTGGTGGTGCTGGACATCCACCAGCGCGGCTTCGACGGGCGAGACGTGCTCGCGCAGCTCAAGCGCGCGCCGGAGATGCGGCGCACCGAGGTGGTGGTCATCAGCGGGCAGGAGGAGCCGAGCACGCAGGCGGAGTGCCTCATGCTCGGAGCGGCGGCCTTCCAGCGCAAGCCGGTGGAGTGGAGCTTCATGGAGGAGGTGGCGCGGCTCGCGCGGCAGGTGAGCGCGGGCGCGAGCGAGGCCTCCTGGCTGGAGGCCTTCGGCGGCGGAGGCGACCTCGCGCTGATCGAGATCGAAGAGTCCTCGCCGTCGTCGATCGAAGTGCTCCCCTGGGTCGCAGAGGAGTAG
- a CDS encoding DUF2785 domain-containing protein translates to MTKPLLLAALLLLPLGARAACPPRGETRSSLQALKVAGFEVKEPARREALALALVDCLGSPDPLLRDEVAFEALSTWMRGKLLSVPTVHALYVRLLPELSRTDAVGFRQPFSALVLSEVARVDRLQPFLTPEERERLVEAAAQSLSRVRDYRGFEERSGWRHGVAHGADLLLQLAMHPALTRSQADRMLEALAVQVAPAGGHAYVFGEPGRLARPVFAIASKGLYTPAEWTAWLSRVTALPGGMQALKTSAGLARRHDVLGFLQSLYVALQEGEDATARERLLPGVRAALRAG, encoded by the coding sequence ATGACGAAGCCCCTCCTGCTCGCCGCCCTGCTCCTGCTTCCCCTCGGTGCGCGCGCCGCGTGCCCGCCGCGCGGCGAGACACGCAGCTCGCTGCAAGCGCTGAAGGTCGCGGGCTTCGAGGTGAAGGAGCCCGCACGCCGCGAGGCGCTCGCGCTCGCGCTGGTGGACTGCCTCGGCTCACCCGACCCGCTGCTGCGCGACGAGGTGGCCTTCGAGGCGCTCTCCACGTGGATGCGCGGGAAGCTGCTCTCCGTGCCCACGGTGCACGCGCTCTACGTGCGGCTGCTGCCTGAGCTCTCGCGCACGGATGCGGTGGGCTTCCGCCAGCCCTTCAGCGCGCTCGTGCTCTCGGAGGTCGCGCGGGTGGACCGGCTGCAGCCCTTCCTCACGCCGGAGGAGCGCGAGCGCCTGGTGGAGGCGGCGGCGCAGTCGCTCTCGCGCGTGCGCGACTACCGGGGCTTCGAGGAGCGCAGCGGCTGGCGCCACGGCGTGGCGCACGGGGCAGATCTTCTCCTGCAGCTCGCGATGCACCCGGCCCTCACGCGCTCGCAGGCCGACCGGATGCTGGAGGCGCTCGCGGTGCAGGTGGCCCCGGCGGGAGGCCACGCCTACGTGTTCGGAGAGCCGGGGCGCCTTGCGCGCCCGGTCTTCGCCATCGCGAGCAAGGGGCTCTACACACCCGCGGAGTGGACCGCGTGGCTCTCGCGCGTCACGGCGCTGCCTGGCGGGATGCAGGCGCTGAAGACCTCCGCGGGGCTCGCGCGCCGGCATGACGTGCTCGGCTTCCTGCAGTCGCTGTACGTAGCGCTGCAGGAGGGGGAAGACGCGACCGCGCGGGAGCGGCTGCTGCCCGGAGTGCGCGCGGCGCTGCGAGCGGGGTGA
- a CDS encoding SDR family oxidoreductase, whose product MILVTGATGTIGGEVARQLIAAGVRPRLLVRDPKKAREFEGKAERVQGDLAKPESLDAAFKGVEKLFLVSAGVDGRTLEKNAAAAAKRAGVKHIVKLSVIGADQPELVFSKWHAEMERAVRDSGAAWTFLRPGNFMSNALFWVQSIKDQGAIYEPTGQGRYASIDPADIGAVAVKALTQKGHEGQAYTMTGPESLSVGQVAEKLSRALGKPVKHVDVPPEAAREAMLKAGMPAPYVEALLDLSAFLKAGKADVVLPTVEQLLGRKAGTFDDWAKRNAAAFR is encoded by the coding sequence ATGATCCTCGTCACGGGAGCGACTGGAACCATCGGTGGAGAGGTGGCACGGCAGCTGATAGCGGCAGGCGTCCGGCCGCGGCTGCTCGTGCGAGACCCGAAGAAGGCCCGCGAGTTCGAGGGCAAGGCGGAGCGGGTCCAGGGAGACCTCGCGAAGCCGGAGTCGCTCGATGCGGCCTTCAAGGGCGTGGAGAAGCTCTTCCTGGTGAGCGCGGGCGTGGACGGCCGCACGCTGGAGAAGAACGCCGCGGCGGCGGCGAAGCGCGCGGGCGTGAAGCACATCGTGAAGCTCTCGGTCATCGGGGCGGACCAGCCCGAGCTCGTCTTCTCGAAGTGGCATGCGGAGATGGAGCGCGCGGTGCGCGACTCGGGAGCCGCGTGGACCTTCCTGCGGCCCGGCAACTTCATGTCCAACGCGCTCTTCTGGGTGCAGAGCATCAAGGACCAGGGGGCCATCTACGAGCCCACGGGGCAGGGGCGCTACGCCTCCATCGACCCTGCGGACATCGGCGCCGTCGCCGTGAAGGCGCTCACGCAGAAGGGCCACGAGGGGCAGGCCTACACGATGACCGGCCCCGAGTCGCTCAGCGTGGGGCAGGTGGCCGAGAAGCTCTCGCGCGCGCTGGGCAAGCCGGTGAAGCACGTGGACGTGCCGCCCGAGGCCGCGCGCGAGGCGATGCTCAAGGCCGGGATGCCCGCGCCCTACGTGGAGGCGCTGCTGGACCTCTCCGCCTTCCTCAAGGCCGGCAAGGCGGACGTCGTTCTACCCACGGTGGAGCAGCTGCTCGGGCGCAAGGCGGGCACCTTCGACGACTGGGCGAAGCGAAACGCGGCGGCGTTCCGCTAG
- a CDS encoding RES family NAD+ phosphorylase: MSQSIWTQCGGPTNCRPLQLRVWRTVEAQHESATRKLVDSDAEQLLLEQLLEEVKPPVPGSHRFRAGPLHYLLFTPFRYPPLRGGSRFGTRLEASLFYASELLPTSLAEVAYYRLVFLDGTDAAIDFLQTAHTCFDVDLDAERAVDLTEPPFDAFEARISSPTQYADAQQLGREMREAGVEACVFVSARAKDRARNVGLFEPCFATSRPRTLQGWSCYATRKRVEFTRSNTFTPTSHAFLRAHFEVEGVLPTPAL; encoded by the coding sequence GTGTCGCAGAGTATCTGGACGCAATGCGGGGGACCCACTAACTGCCGGCCGCTGCAGCTGCGCGTCTGGCGCACCGTCGAGGCGCAGCACGAGAGCGCCACCCGCAAGCTCGTGGACTCCGACGCGGAGCAGCTCCTGCTCGAGCAATTGCTCGAAGAAGTGAAGCCTCCCGTCCCCGGCAGCCACCGCTTCCGCGCGGGCCCGCTGCACTACCTGCTCTTCACCCCGTTCCGCTACCCGCCGCTGCGGGGCGGCTCGCGCTTCGGCACCCGCCTCGAGGCGAGCCTCTTCTACGCCTCCGAGCTGCTGCCCACCTCGCTCGCCGAGGTCGCCTACTACCGGCTCGTCTTCCTCGACGGCACGGACGCGGCGATCGACTTCCTCCAGACCGCGCACACCTGCTTCGACGTGGACCTCGACGCCGAGCGCGCCGTGGACCTCACCGAGCCCCCCTTCGACGCCTTCGAGGCGCGCATCTCCTCCCCCACGCAGTACGCGGACGCGCAGCAACTGGGCCGCGAGATGCGCGAAGCCGGAGTCGAGGCCTGCGTCTTCGTCTCCGCCCGGGCGAAGGACCGCGCCCGCAACGTGGGCCTCTTCGAGCCCTGCTTCGCCACCTCCCGCCCGCGCACCCTGCAGGGCTGGAGCTGCTACGCCACCCGCAAGCGCGTGGAGTTCACCCGCAGCAACACCTTCACCCCCACCTCGCACGCCTTCCTGCGCGCGCACTTCGAGGTGGAGGGCGTACTCCCCACGCCCGCCCTCTGA
- a CDS encoding antitoxin Xre/MbcA/ParS toxin-binding domain-containing protein: protein MSSPQLVEQADAEAVLAKASLRAAERLGLNQGSLAEILGVSPASVSRMAQGQSVDLRGKGRECALFLVRIFRSLDALMGGDSAKASAWFHANNRHLHGVPAELVRSIGGLTRVAEYLDAMRGTH, encoded by the coding sequence ATGTCCTCCCCGCAGCTGGTCGAACAGGCAGATGCCGAGGCCGTCCTGGCGAAGGCCTCGCTCCGCGCCGCGGAGCGCCTCGGCCTCAACCAGGGCTCCCTCGCGGAGATCCTCGGGGTCAGCCCGGCCTCCGTCTCACGCATGGCCCAGGGCCAGTCCGTGGACCTCCGGGGCAAGGGGCGCGAGTGCGCGCTCTTCCTGGTCCGCATCTTCCGCAGCCTCGATGCGCTGATGGGCGGCGACTCCGCGAAGGCGAGCGCCTGGTTCCATGCGAATAATCGCCACCTGCATGGCGTACCGGCGGAGCTGGTGCGGAGCATCGGGGGGCTGACGCGTGTCGCAGAGTATCTGGACGCAATGCGGGGGACCCACTAA
- a CDS encoding PLP-dependent cysteine synthase family protein, with product MDILGAIGNTSLVQLRRVVPSGGAQVLVKLEWENPTGSMKDRMAEAVIRQAEEDGRLRPGGTVVEYTGGSTGTSLALVCAARGYRLRIVTSDAFSQEKRDHMVALGAELTLVPSEGGLTTKKLILDMIETARRLSQEPHTYWTDQLHNTDSIAGYAALGEELWRQSGGQVDAFVHSVGTAASLRGVASVLKRHNPRVRIVAVEPAESAVLSGGAAGPHKIEGVGIGYTPPLWDPSLVDELLPVSTADAKEMTRRLAREEALFAGTSSGANVVAALRVAEKLGPGARVATLVCDSGLKYLSTDVYRGR from the coding sequence ATGGACATCCTCGGAGCGATCGGAAACACGTCCCTGGTGCAGCTGCGCCGCGTCGTCCCCTCGGGAGGCGCACAGGTGCTCGTGAAGCTCGAGTGGGAGAATCCCACCGGCAGCATGAAGGACCGCATGGCGGAGGCGGTCATCCGCCAGGCCGAGGAGGACGGACGCCTGCGGCCTGGAGGCACCGTCGTCGAGTACACCGGCGGCAGCACCGGCACCTCACTCGCACTGGTGTGCGCCGCGCGCGGCTACCGGCTGCGCATCGTCACCTCGGATGCCTTCAGCCAGGAGAAGCGCGACCACATGGTCGCGCTCGGCGCCGAGCTGACGCTGGTGCCGAGCGAGGGCGGGCTCACCACGAAGAAGCTCATCCTCGACATGATCGAGACCGCGCGCCGCCTCAGCCAGGAGCCCCACACCTACTGGACGGACCAGCTGCACAACACGGACAGCATCGCGGGCTACGCGGCGCTCGGCGAGGAGCTGTGGCGGCAGAGCGGAGGCCAGGTCGATGCCTTCGTGCACAGCGTGGGCACCGCGGCCTCCTTGCGCGGCGTGGCCTCGGTGCTCAAGCGCCACAACCCCCGCGTGCGCATCGTCGCCGTGGAGCCCGCGGAGTCTGCCGTGCTGAGCGGCGGCGCGGCGGGGCCGCACAAGATCGAGGGCGTGGGCATCGGCTACACGCCGCCGCTGTGGGACCCCTCGCTCGTGGACGAGCTCCTTCCGGTCTCCACCGCAGACGCGAAGGAGATGACCCGGCGGCTCGCGCGCGAGGAGGCGCTGTTCGCGGGGACCTCCTCCGGCGCCAACGTGGTCGCGGCGCTGCGCGTCGCCGAGAAGCTGGGGCCAGGTGCACGAGTCGCCACGCTGGTGTGTGACTCGGGGCTCAAGTACCTGAGCACGGACGTGTATCGCGGGCGCTGA
- the ileS gene encoding isoleucine--tRNA ligase, which translates to MSDESAAAQKDYKDTVNLPKTEFPMKGNLANLEPKMLAWWAERGIWGKILEKNAKGPKFVFHDGPPYANGHLHAGHALNKVLKDIVVKYRNMSGQLCDFVPGWDTHGLPIEQAVEKRLKDKKIDKRTLGRDEFLEKCRVYALEFIDIQRSEFQRMGVFASWDKPYVTLDFAYEAQEIRELATFARRDKLYRRKKPVYWCLTDQTALAEAEVEYEDHESPSVYVAFDSTKDLGDKVPALKGKKVSFVIWTTTPWTLPANLAIALNASFEYVFYALGERVVMVAKDLLPRFLSEVKPDELAVKDVKLQGGDVQTAALADPSRVLGYATGEELEGLEYQHPFYARTGKLILGEHVTLEAGTGLVHTAPGHGQEDYEVGLKYGLDIYNPLKQDGRYDDTVGPELAGKKVFEANPIVIQTLVDRGALLNAPTDRVKHSYPHCWRCRNPVILSATYQWFISLDKDGFRQKVLEEVDKVKWVPAWGHSRIRGMLENRPDWTISRQRTWGVPIPIAYCQGCEHPVISGQLMERVADAVEKSGAGIWYSTPVEAFLGQGYQCEKCGKTSFRRETDILDVWFDSACSFAAVAARRPTMGVPVDLYLEGSDQHRGWFHSTMLVGVGTRDHSPYKTCLTHGFVVDGAGEKMSKSRGNVVLPEKIITQYGAEVMRLWVAASDYRNDVRLSDQILKGLSEGYRKIRNTLRYALSNLYDYDPATNAVPAAELLPLDRWARGRLADLVQKVRAAYEAYEFHLVYQAVVDFCAGDLSALYFDILKDRLYTLKADGRSRRSAQTVLHEVAVTLLQLLAPVMSFTAEEAWQQLPGHKEESIFLSGFPEVRHGATDAGLADTYAKLFAVRSEVQGLLEAARRDKLIGSSLEARIVLSAQGETRAFLERHLAELPGLFIVSQVQLADSKGEKAHALSLAQTFGDAVQVSAEVLPALGEKCPRCWMYQTEVGHGGDVCNKCREALG; encoded by the coding sequence ATGAGTGACGAGAGCGCCGCCGCCCAGAAGGACTACAAGGACACCGTCAACCTGCCCAAGACCGAGTTCCCGATGAAGGGGAACCTCGCGAACCTCGAGCCGAAGATGCTCGCCTGGTGGGCAGAGCGGGGCATCTGGGGAAAGATTCTCGAGAAGAACGCGAAGGGGCCCAAGTTCGTCTTCCACGACGGGCCCCCGTACGCCAACGGCCACCTGCACGCCGGGCACGCGCTCAACAAGGTCCTCAAGGACATCGTGGTGAAGTACCGCAACATGTCCGGCCAGCTGTGTGACTTCGTGCCCGGCTGGGACACGCACGGCCTGCCCATCGAGCAGGCGGTGGAGAAGCGGCTCAAGGACAAGAAGATCGACAAGCGCACGCTGGGGCGCGACGAGTTCCTCGAGAAGTGCCGCGTCTACGCGCTCGAGTTCATCGACATCCAGCGCTCCGAGTTCCAGCGCATGGGCGTGTTCGCGTCCTGGGACAAGCCCTACGTCACGCTCGACTTCGCCTACGAGGCGCAGGAGATCCGCGAGCTCGCCACCTTCGCGCGCCGCGACAAGCTCTACCGCCGCAAGAAGCCCGTGTACTGGTGCCTCACCGACCAGACCGCGCTCGCCGAGGCCGAGGTCGAGTACGAGGACCACGAGAGCCCCAGCGTCTACGTGGCCTTCGACAGCACGAAGGACCTCGGGGACAAGGTGCCCGCGCTCAAGGGGAAGAAGGTCTCCTTCGTCATCTGGACCACCACGCCGTGGACCCTGCCGGCGAACCTCGCCATCGCGCTCAACGCGTCCTTCGAGTACGTGTTCTACGCGCTCGGCGAGCGCGTGGTGATGGTGGCCAAGGACCTGCTGCCGCGCTTCCTCTCCGAGGTGAAGCCGGACGAGCTCGCGGTGAAGGACGTGAAGCTGCAGGGCGGCGACGTGCAGACCGCGGCGCTCGCGGACCCCTCGCGCGTGCTCGGCTACGCGACGGGCGAGGAGCTCGAGGGGCTCGAGTACCAGCACCCCTTCTACGCGCGCACCGGCAAGCTCATCCTCGGCGAGCACGTGACGCTGGAGGCCGGCACCGGCCTCGTGCACACGGCGCCCGGCCACGGCCAGGAGGACTACGAGGTCGGCCTCAAGTACGGGCTCGACATCTACAACCCCCTCAAGCAGGACGGCCGCTACGACGACACCGTGGGCCCCGAGCTCGCGGGCAAGAAGGTGTTCGAGGCGAACCCCATCGTCATCCAGACGCTGGTGGACCGGGGCGCGCTGCTCAACGCGCCCACCGACCGCGTGAAGCACAGCTACCCGCACTGCTGGCGCTGCCGCAACCCGGTCATCCTCAGCGCGACGTACCAGTGGTTCATCAGCCTGGACAAGGACGGCTTCCGGCAGAAGGTGCTGGAAGAGGTCGACAAGGTGAAGTGGGTGCCGGCGTGGGGCCACAGCCGCATCCGCGGCATGCTGGAGAACCGCCCGGACTGGACCATCAGCCGCCAGCGGACCTGGGGCGTCCCCATCCCCATCGCGTACTGCCAGGGCTGCGAGCACCCGGTCATCTCGGGGCAGCTGATGGAGCGCGTGGCGGACGCGGTGGAGAAGAGTGGCGCGGGCATCTGGTACAGCACGCCGGTCGAGGCCTTCCTCGGCCAGGGCTACCAGTGCGAGAAGTGCGGCAAGACGAGCTTCCGCCGCGAGACGGACATCCTCGACGTGTGGTTCGACTCGGCTTGCTCCTTCGCGGCCGTGGCGGCCCGTCGCCCCACCATGGGCGTGCCGGTGGACCTGTACCTCGAGGGCAGCGACCAGCACCGCGGCTGGTTCCACTCCACGATGCTGGTGGGCGTGGGCACGCGCGACCACTCGCCCTACAAGACCTGCCTCACCCACGGCTTCGTGGTGGATGGCGCGGGCGAGAAGATGTCCAAGAGCCGCGGCAACGTGGTGCTGCCGGAGAAGATCATCACCCAGTACGGCGCCGAGGTCATGCGCCTGTGGGTGGCGGCGAGCGACTACCGCAACGACGTGCGGCTCTCGGACCAGATCCTCAAGGGCCTCAGCGAGGGCTACCGGAAGATCCGCAACACGCTGCGCTACGCGCTGAGCAACCTCTACGACTACGACCCCGCGACGAACGCGGTGCCGGCCGCGGAGCTGCTGCCGCTGGACCGCTGGGCGCGCGGCCGCCTCGCGGACCTGGTGCAGAAGGTGCGCGCGGCCTACGAGGCCTACGAGTTCCACCTCGTGTACCAGGCGGTGGTGGACTTCTGCGCGGGCGACCTCTCGGCGCTCTACTTCGACATCCTCAAGGACCGGCTCTACACGCTGAAGGCGGACGGCCGCTCGCGCCGCAGCGCGCAGACGGTGCTGCACGAGGTGGCGGTGACGCTGCTGCAGCTGCTCGCGCCGGTGATGAGCTTCACCGCGGAGGAGGCCTGGCAGCAGCTGCCCGGTCACAAGGAGGAGAGCATCTTCCTCTCCGGCTTCCCCGAGGTGCGCCACGGCGCGACGGACGCGGGGCTCGCGGACACGTACGCGAAGCTCTTCGCGGTGCGCAGCGAGGTGCAGGGCCTGCTCGAGGCCGCGCGCCGCGACAAACTCATCGGCTCGTCGCTCGAGGCGCGCATCGTGCTGAGCGCGCAGGGTGAGACGCGCGCGTTCCTCGAGCGCCACCTCGCGGAGCTGCCCGGGCTCTTCATCGTGAGCCAGGTGCAGCTTGCGGACAGCAAGGGCGAGAAGGCCCACGCGCTCTCGCTCGCTCAGACCTTCGGGGACGCCGTGCAGGTGAGCGCCGAGGTGCTGCCTGCACTCGGCGAGAAGTGCCCGCGCTGCTGGATGTACCAGACCGAGGTGGGGCATGGCGGCGACGTGTGCAACAAGTGCCGCGAGGCGCTGGGCTAG